The following are encoded in a window of Panicum virgatum strain AP13 chromosome 5N, P.virgatum_v5, whole genome shotgun sequence genomic DNA:
- the LOC120672905 gene encoding uncharacterized protein LOC120672905: protein MEGIGKREGRSQRDWIGRGGGKVKGKGKGAGKKRSTADSASCINLPRLLTFLLHLVDRGRPPSSGFSSLPHHGYAVAIFDSTTQPPVAIGRAQRRTSVAAAAPAPVLAVGQEARGPGPPPSCREGALGHQPAAAPARSVPAQVRSCGLRAQASASRRPLQDKCVKDELNSEEIKVQFLQREASWCCYIVHCHVMSNCRTGLQISFCQGYGILCPAKDNFEKNQAPSG, encoded by the exons ATGGAGGGGATCGGAAAGAGGGAGGGGCGGAGTCAGCGGGATTGGattgggaggggaggggggaaggtgaaggggaaggggaaaggaGCAG GAAAGAAACGGTCGACAgcggattcagcttcgtgcatTAACCTCCCCCGTCTCCTTActtttctcctccatctggtAGATCGGGGCAGACCTCCAAGCAGCGGTTTCTCTTCCCTACCACATCATGGCTATGCCGTGGCGATCTTCGATTCGACAACTCAGCCACCCGTTGCGATCGGCAGGGCGCAGCGCCGGACCAgcgtggccgccgcggcgccggcaccgGTGTTGGCTGTGGGGCAAGAGGCGCGGGGGCCGGGGCCGCCACCTAGCTGCAGGGAAGGAGCGCTAGGCCACCAGCCGGCCGCCGCACCTGCGCGCAGCGTGCCTGCGCAAGTGCGCAGCTGCGGCCTGCGAGCCCAGGCGtccgcctcccgccggccacTGCAG GACAAATGTGTGAAAGACGAACTTAACTCGGAAGAAATCAAAGTTCAGTTCTTGCAAAGGGAAGCCTCTTGGTGCTGCTACATTGTGCACTGCCATGTCATG TCAAATTGCAGGACTGGTCTCCAAATAAGCTTTTGCCAAGGCTACGGGATCCTGTGCCCAGCAAAG